A genomic region of Papaver somniferum cultivar HN1 chromosome 7, ASM357369v1, whole genome shotgun sequence contains the following coding sequences:
- the LOC113298746 gene encoding probable glycosyltransferase At5g03795: MKECSSFCSSMGSSCSSFMLMLVIVPLILISAGFVSVLGPNKAASNSSWFSVSHSPWVRTSTGIYSSSIGTTSSPIATESRDHGLNKKMMDLHYKHQYDHREKALSSQENLASFSHSSPPSVLAKETIQIHKPLGEELKQEGLLKSFTNLSDDHVAIKSKKKVLDSKLQHLESGLAKARASIREASKYRNDQIPDPNLIPVGPMYWNSHAFHRSYLEMEKQFKVFVYEEGDPPLFHSGPCKSIYSMEGNFIHQMDMQGRFRTGDPDKAHVYFLPFSIAMMVRFVYVPNSHDITPIKKAVVDYVNVIGSRYPFWNRSLGADHFMLSCHDWGPMTSRYVPHMFNNSIRALCNANTSEGFRPSKDVSIPEINLRTGDTKGWLGGPSPSHRPILAFFAGGLHGPVRPILLDHWFNKDDDIRVYKYLPKHMSYQDMMKKTKFCICPSGYEVASPRIVEAFYAGCVPVLINDYYALPFGDVLNWRSFSVVVPVNEIPSLKKILTSISQRRYIKMQQRGLKIRRHFEVNSPPERFDVFHMILHSIWLRRLNIQVADQ; this comes from the exons ATGAAGGAGTGCTCTAGCTTCTGCAGCAGCATGGGTTCATCTTGTTCATCATTTATGCTTATGTTGGTTATAGTTCCATTGATTCTCATATCAGCTGGGTTTGTTTCTGTATTGGGTCCAAACAAGGCTGCTAGTAACTCTTCTTGGTTTTCAGTTTCACATTCTCCATGGGTTAGGACAAGTACTGGGATTTATTCTTCTTCTATCGGTACTACTTCTTCACCAATAGCTACAGAAAGCCGTGATCATGGTTTAAACAAAAAAATGATGGATCTTCATTATAAGCATCAATATGATCATAGGGAAAAAGCTCTTTCATCACAAGAAAATCTAGCCAGCTTCAGCCATTCTTCTCCTCCGTCAGTACTCGCCAAAGAAACCATTCAAATCCATAAACCACTT GGTGAGGAATTAAAGCAAGAGGGATTGTTAAAAAGTTTCACCAACTTATCTGATGATCATGTGGCAATTAAGTCCAAGAAGAAAGTACTGGATAGCAAATTGCAACACCTTGAATCAGGTCTTGCCAAAGCTAGGGCTTCAATAAGAGAAGCTTCTAAGTATAGAAATGATCAGATACCAGACCCAAATTTGATTCCAGTAGGGCCAATGTACTGGAACTCCCATGCATTCCATAG GAGTTATTTAGAAATGGAGAAACAATTCAAGGTTTTCGTATATGAAGAAGGAGATCCACCACTGTTTCATAGTGGTCCCTGCAAGAGTATATACTCAATGGAGGGAAATTTCATTCATCAAATGGATATGCAAGGTCGGTTTCGCACTGGGGATCCAGATAAAGCTCACGTTTATTTTCTTCCTTTCAGTATAGCAATGATGGTTCGTTTTGTCTATGTGCCAAACTCACATGATATCACACCTATCAAGAAAGCCGTAGTTGACTATGTCAATGTCATTGGATCAAGATACCCATTTTGGAATAGAAGTCTTGGGGCTGATCATTTCATGCTTTCCTGCCATGATTGG GGGCCAATGACATCAAGATATGTACCTCATATGTTCAATAATTCCATAAGAGCTCTCTGCAATGCTAATACTTCAGAAGGATTCAGGCCTTCCAAGGATGTTTCTATTCCTGAAATCAACTTAAGAACTGGTGATACAAAAGGTTGGCTTGGTGGGCCATCTCCATCTCACAGGCCAATATTGGCATTCTTTGCTGGAGGGCTACACGGCCCAGTCAGACCCATTCTTTTAGATCATTGGTTCAATAAAGATGATGATATCAGGGTTTATAAGTACCTGCCGAAACATATGTCATACCAGGACATGATGAAGAAGACCAAGTTCTGCATTTGTCCAAGTGGTTAcgaagttgcaagcccaagaaTTGTGGAAGCATTCTATGCGGGCTGTGTTCCTGTGTTGATAAATGATTATTATGCGCTTCCTTTTGGCGATGTTTTGAATTGGAGATCGTTTTCCGTTGTGGTTCCTGTAAATGAGATACCAAGCctgaaaaaaatattaacaagtaTATCTCAAAGGAGGTATATAAAGATGCAACAAAGAGGGCTTAAAATTCGAAGACATTTTGAAGTGAACTCACCACCAGAAAGGTTTGATGTCTTCCACATGATTCTTCATTCCATCTGGCTTAGAAGATTGAACATTCAGGTTGCTGATCAGTAG
- the LOC113298747 gene encoding uncharacterized protein LOC113298747 codes for MAFPEPTSGFEEEGNEAVPYHPSAPASELFDDSTTTIDPSYIISLIRKLLLHVPHDVRDNRPDDGAGARCNGFVEDSEMVNGQESTPAGPNSNVQTCTDNESEPMDIPNDENEKSCENKGGEMDGSECHEILTEEEAWEEYGCVLWDLAANKTHAVFMVENLLLDVLLASLAISQSVRVIEINLGILANLACHEAPRSSIISTNGLIYVIVDKLFVDDSTCLSEVCRFLTLALRHSGSVTWAEALRNERVLLRILWVAENTLNSQLLEKSVGLLLAMVDNQHGITVFLLPPLMELGLPNRLINLLEFEVKSLYSDRTPDRFPALDVILEVIEVLSVVEYSTPLAQNRELLKLIVDVVKLPDKSEVSNSCITAIVLFANFLADKPDLISEVLQDVPFLQGLLDTLPYVSDDSEARHALWSVVGKLLLEVHEHVIPPSLLLQYVSVFIEKSDCIEEDLIDHREEDLGEEYKKSEGFYIRRNARVSSLNKIAMILQYWSSVSHSVPEADAPKNDHPDGVLKHLIECCRSNLVFLE; via the exons ATGGCATTTCCTGAACCAACATCTGGTTTTGAAGAAGAAGGGAATGAAGCAGTCCCTTATCACCCTTCTGCTCCTGCTTCCGAG TTATTTGATGACTCAACAACTACAATTGATCCAAGTTATATAATCTCATTGATACGGAAACTTCTGTTGCATGTTCCTCACGATGTGAGGGATAATCGTCCTGATGATGGAGCGGGTGCTCGTTGTAATGGTTTTGTTGAAGATTCGGAGATGGTTAACGGTCAGGAAAGTACACCTGCTGGGCCTAATTCCAATGTCCAAACCTGTACAGACAATGAAAGTGAGCCCATGGATATTCCTAATGATGAAAATGAAAAGTCTTGTGAGAACAAAGGAGGTGAGATGGATGGTTCTGAATGTCATGAGATTTTAACGGAGGAGGAAGCTTGGGAAGAGTATGGTTGTGTTTTATGGGATCTTGCTGCAAATAAAACACATGCAGTTTTCATG GTAGAAAACCTTTTACTTGATGTGCTTTTGGCAAGTCTGGCTATTTCTCAATCTGTGCGGGTTATA GAAATTAACCTGGGTATCCTTGCAAATCTTGCTTGCCATGAGGCTCCAAGAAGCAGTATAATCTCTACAAATGGACTGATTTACGTAATTGTAGATAAGTTGTTTGTAGATGACTCCACATGCCTGTCTGAAGTTTGCCG GTTCTTAACTTTGGCTCTTCGACATAGTGGATCTGTCACCTGGGCTGAAGCATTGAGAAATGAACGTGTTCTACTCCGTATTTTATGGGTTGCTGAGAATACACTTAATTCTCAGCTTTTGGAAAAG AGTGTTGGTTTACTGTTGGCAATGGTAGATAATCAACATGGAATAACAGTTTTCCTTCTTCCACCACTGATGGAGTTGGGTTTGCCGAACAGGTTGATTAATCTGTTGGAATTTGAGGTGAAAAGCTTATACAGCGACAGAACACCTGATAG GTTCCCCGCTCTTGATGTGATTCTTGAAGTCATTGAGGTTCTTTCTGTCGTTGAGTATTCAACGCCGTTAGCCCAGAACAGGGAACTTTTGAAGTTAATTGTTGATGTGGTAAAGCTTCCTGACAAGTCTgag GTGTCCAACTCTTGTATCACTGCTATAGTCTTGTTTGCAAATTTCCTGGCGGACAAACCAGATTTAATTTCTGAAGTCTTACAAg ATGTTCCATTCTTACAGGGTTTGCTTGATACCCTTCCCTATGTCTCGGACGACTCAGAAGCACGCCATGCACTCTGGAGTGTTGTGGGGAAGCTGTTACTTGAAGTTCATGAACATGTGATTCCTCCATCACTTCTGCTCCAATACGTGTCTGTTTTCATTGAAAAATCCGATTGTATAGAGGAAGACTTGATTGACCATAGGGAAGAAGACCTGGGTGAAGAATATAAGAAGTCAGAGGGGTTCTATATAAGACGGAATGCCAGAGTTTCATCT CTAAATAAGATCGCTATGATTTTACAATATTGGTCATCTGTAAGCCACAGCGTTCCTGAAGCAGACGCCCCGAAGAACGACCACCCTGATGGAGTACTAAAACATCTGATTGAATGTTGTAGATCAAACCTTGT ATTTCTTGAATGA